Part of the Pantanalinema sp. genome is shown below.
TACGGCCTGGCCGTCATCACCGAGGCGATCGACCCCGAGAGCCTGGACCTGGTGGAGGAGTACGCCGACATCATCCAGCTCGGCGCCCGCAACATGCAGAACTTCGCGCTGCTCAAGCGGGCCGGCCGCGCCAGGAAGCCCGTCATGCTCAAGCGCGGGCCGTCGGCCACCCTCAAGGAGTGGCTGCTCGCCGCCGAGTACATCCTCGCCGAGGGCAACCCCCAGGTGATCATGTGCGAGCGCGGGGTGCGCAGCTTCGAGGACTACACCCGCAACACCTTCGACCTCAACGCCATCCCGGTCATCAAGCAGCTCTCGCACCTGCCGGTGGTGGGCGACCCCTCGCACGGCACCGGCCGCCGCGAGCTGGTCGGGCCGGTCTCGCGCGGGGCGATCGCGGCGGGAGCCGACGGCGTCATCGTCGAGGTCCACCGCAACCCGGTCGAGGCCAAGAGCGACGGGATGCAGAGCCTCTATCCGAAGCAGTTCGAGGAGCTGATGGCGGGCCTGCGCGCCACCGCCCAGGGGCTCGGCCGCGCCCTCTGATTCATCCCGGCAAATGACCCCGTCCCGCAAGGGGCGGGGTCATTTGCCGACGAAGATCCGGCTGGGGAAAGGGGTCCTGGGGCCCACCAGCTTGGCGTAGGTGGTCTGGTCGATCATCTGGCCCGTGACGATCGCGCCGTCCCTGACGGTCAGGGCGATCGCCCGGCTCGGGCCGAGGCGGGCGATGAACAGGAGGCCGCCCGTCCCCAGCCAGATCTGGGTGGGCCGCTGGATGGCCAGGGCCACCTGATCCAGGCTCACGTCGGGCAGCTCGGTGTAGACCCGGATCCAGCCCTGGCCTGTGGGCCCCGCCGAGCCGTCCTTGAGCACGATCTCGTCGCCCAGCGCGCTGACGGGCGGCTTGTACCGCGCGATCACCCGCTCGCCCGGAGGCGCAGGGGTGGGCTCCGGGGTGGGCGCGGGCGTGGGTGGCACGATGGGGACGGCTTCCTTCAGGTCGATCCGGACGGAGGACTGGCGGTAGGGGGCGGCGGCCTCGCCCACGATCAGGGTTGCCTCGGTGGCCTCCTCGTCGATGGGAAACACGAGGGTCGCCTTGAGGGTCACCCCGCCTCCGGTCGGCAGGAAGTGGGTGGTGCGGTCGGGGGCGGCACCCTTTGCGGGGGGCGCCGGCACGAACATGACGCTGCCCTCCGAGCCGGGCTCCAGGTGGATGAAGAGGCGCCTGGCGCCGATCCGGTTGTCGATCGCAAGGGTGAGGCGCACGTTGCGCTTGCTGCGGGCGACCTCGCCGAGCTGCACGCCGAAGTCCTCGATGGCGCTGGCCTGCGGAGCGGCCGCGGTCGGCATCGGGCTGGGGGTGGCCAGGGCGCTCGCGAGCATGAGCGCCAGTGACAGCTGCGGGAACACGCCTATCCTCCAAGTCGGGTCTTACTCTATTTACCCGAGCCAGCGTCTCTCGTCGAGGGGCCAGCTTGTGCTAGCATGACCGCATGCAGAATTTTCGAGCCTTCGCCGAGTCCCTCGCCACGGGTGCCGGAAGCATCCTGCGCGAGCACCACGGTAAACGTCACCACATCGAGTACAAGGGTGAGATCGACCTGGTCACCGAGGTCGATCGCGCTTCCGAGGCCTACATGCGCGCTCGCCTGGCCGAGACCTTCCCGGATCACGAGATCCTGGGCGAGGAGGAAGGCCTGAAGACCTCGGGCTCGGCCTATCGCTGGCTGCTGGACCCGGTGGACGGCACCACCAACTACGCCCACGGCTTCCCCTACTACTGCGTCTCGGTCGGCCTGGAGCACGAGGGCCGGATCATCGCGGGGGCGGTCTACAACCCGATCCTGCAGGAGCTGTTCAGCGCGGCGCTCGGAGAGGGCGCCACCCTCAACGGCGCGCCGATCAGGGTTTCCGAGGTCTCCGAGCTGCGGCGATCCCTCTTGACCACGGGTTTCCCCTACCACGTCATCCAGGAGGGGAGCAACTTGCCCATGTTCACCCGCTTCCTCTATCGCTGCCAGGCGGTGAGGCGGGCGGGCTCGGCGGCCCTCGACCTGTGCCACGTGGCCTGCGGCCGTTACGACGGCTTCTGGGAGCCTGGCCTTTCGGCCTGGGACGTGGCGGCGGGCTCGCTGATCGTCCAGGAGGCGGGCGGCCGCATGAGCGATTACCGGGGCAACCCCTTCGACTCCTACGCCAAGGAGCTGCTCGCCTCCAACGGCCTGCTGCACGAGGCCATGCAGGCGGTCCTCACCGAGGATATCCCCGACTGAAGCGGAGGTTTGCCATGAAACGCGCTTTGGCCCTCACCCTGATGGCGGCGACCCTGTCGACGACGGGGGTGGCGCCCTTTGCCGCGCCCGCTCTCGCCCTCCCCTTCGCCATGGATTCCGAGACGCAGGTCCGCCAGGCCTTCGAGACGACCATGCAGGAGTATCGCCAGGCCCTCGCCGAGGGGGCGGGGCCCGACTGGCAGACGTATTTCGATCGCTTCGAGGCCTTCCGGGGCAGGCTCAAGGGCAAGGCCTGGGAGCGTCGCCTGGAAGCCGTCCTCGTGGACTGCGCCGCCCGCGCGGGCTCGCCGGTCGAGGGGCGTGGCGTCCTCGACGCCGACGCGCCCGACTGGCTGCTCTTGGCCGGGGGGCGCGCGCTGTCGATGGCGGCGCCCGCCGAGGCCCGCGAGGCCTATGGCCGCTTGATCGAGGGCTTCCCCAAGAGCCCGCTCGTCGGCGAGGCGCGAATGGCCCTGGGTGAGCTGCTCTTGCCGGAGGATCCCTCGGCCGCGGCGCGCCACCTCACCCCGCTCGCTCAGAGCGGGGCCTCGGAACCGCTCGCCGAGCGTGCGCTCTTCCTGCTCGGGACCCAGGGCCCCGAGCAAGAGCGACTGTCGCGCCTGCGCGAGCACCGCGCGCGCTACCCGAAGGCCGCCAACCGCTTCGCGGTGGCCCGGGCCATGGCCGGGCTCGACGGCCTGAGCGCGGCCGAGCGCCTGGATCTTTCGGGCACCCTGCTGGAGGCGGCCGAGTACGGTCCCGCCGAGCGCCTGCTCAAGGGCCTCGATTCGGGGCTCGCGACCTTCCGCCGGGGGCGCGCCGCCTGGCGCCAGGGCGACTACGATCGCGGCGTGGCCCTGCTCAAGAAGGCCATGAGGCTCGATCCGTCGCTCAGGCCTCGTGCCCTGGTGACCCTCGGTCAGCTCGAGGAGAAGCGCAAGCGCCGTCCCCAGGCGATCGCCTACTACCGTCAGGCCGCGCAGGACAAGGGCGATGCCGGCCTCGACGCCTTCGTTCGCTGGAGCGCCCTGTACCGCCGGGTGGACGACGAGCAGAACGCCCGGGTCGTCGATTCAGGCCTGATCCAGGCCTTCCCCCGCTCCGAGGAGGCGACCGAGGCGCGGTGGCGCTTCCTGTGGCGGGCCTACCAGGCCAAGCGCTACGGCGAGGCCAAGCTGTGGGCGAAGCGGATGGGCGACGCCGTGCTGGTCAAGGTGCAGGGCCCCTCGGGCCTGTACTGGCTCGGGCGGCTCGCCGAGCGCGAGGGGGACCGCGCCGAGGCGCGCGCGAGCTACCAGCGCGTCCTGTCCAAGAACCCGCGCTCGTACTACGCCTGGCGCGCGCGCTTTCGCCTGGCGGCCCTGGACCGGGGCGAGGCCGATCCCGGCTTCTCGGTGCGCCCGGTCGAGGTCTCGCCTCGCGCCGAGGACCTGACGCCTCTCTTCGAGGCCAAGCCCCAGGGCGACTACCTGCGTCAGCTCGCCGCCTTCCCTGCTCCGGTAAGAGAGCTGGCCTACCTGGGCCAGGTGGACCCGGCGCTGCGGCACGCGCAGCG
Proteins encoded:
- the aroF gene encoding 3-deoxy-7-phosphoheptulonate synthase encodes the protein MLVVMVQDAQPTDVERVIAVIREMGFEARPIPSERRTAIGVVGNDRRVDSSTIEGLPGVAEVIHVSAPYKLVSREWQAHDTVITLPNGVEIGGSEIVVMAGPCGVESESQLMETAEAVAKAGARVLRGGAFKPRTSPYSFQGMGLEGLRLLAKARDAYGLAVITEAIDPESLDLVEEYADIIQLGARNMQNFALLKRAGRARKPVMLKRGPSATLKEWLLAAEYILAEGNPQVIMCERGVRSFEDYTRNTFDLNAIPVIKQLSHLPVVGDPSHGTGRRELVGPVSRGAIAAGADGVIVEVHRNPVEAKSDGMQSLYPKQFEELMAGLRATAQGLGRAL
- a CDS encoding inositol monophosphatase family protein gives rise to the protein MQNFRAFAESLATGAGSILREHHGKRHHIEYKGEIDLVTEVDRASEAYMRARLAETFPDHEILGEEEGLKTSGSAYRWLLDPVDGTTNYAHGFPYYCVSVGLEHEGRIIAGAVYNPILQELFSAALGEGATLNGAPIRVSEVSELRRSLLTTGFPYHVIQEGSNLPMFTRFLYRCQAVRRAGSAALDLCHVACGRYDGFWEPGLSAWDVAAGSLIVQEAGGRMSDYRGNPFDSYAKELLASNGLLHEAMQAVLTEDIPD
- a CDS encoding transglycosylase SLT domain-containing protein, which translates into the protein MKRALALTLMAATLSTTGVAPFAAPALALPFAMDSETQVRQAFETTMQEYRQALAEGAGPDWQTYFDRFEAFRGRLKGKAWERRLEAVLVDCAARAGSPVEGRGVLDADAPDWLLLAGGRALSMAAPAEAREAYGRLIEGFPKSPLVGEARMALGELLLPEDPSAAARHLTPLAQSGASEPLAERALFLLGTQGPEQERLSRLREHRARYPKAANRFAVARAMAGLDGLSAAERLDLSGTLLEAAEYGPAERLLKGLDSGLATFRRGRAAWRQGDYDRGVALLKKAMRLDPSLRPRALVTLGQLEEKRKRRPQAIAYYRQAAQDKGDAGLDAFVRWSALYRRVDDEQNARVVDSGLIQAFPRSEEATEARWRFLWRAYQAKRYGEAKLWAKRMGDAVLVKVQGPSGLYWLGRLAEREGDRAEARASYQRVLSKNPRSYYAWRARFRLAALDRGEADPGFSVRPVEVSPRAEDLTPLFEAKPQGDYLRQLAAFPAPVRELAYLGQVDPALRHAQRTGASDDLKAWLSLQGGRYSRAIVFSEGTDPYLSYPLGYYPLVKAAAEPQGIDPLLLTSLVKQESLFDPQARSWVGALGLSQLMPGTAEWVGKKVPGPVRKLTDPFWNLKLGAYYLGWVQKRLSDQPVFAVAAYNAGPNAVKKWIDANGQEDVDVWVELIPFPETRHYVKKVFSNYWTYRALYGK